One window from the genome of Palaemon carinicauda isolate YSFRI2023 chromosome 24, ASM3689809v2, whole genome shotgun sequence encodes:
- the LOC137618489 gene encoding daxx-like protein, producing MGQIQQTPIKRHIQQTPLMGQIQQTPIKRQIHQAPIMGQIQQTPIKRHIQQTPMMGQIQQTPIKRHIQPTPMMGQIQQTPIKRQIHQAPIMGQIQQTPIKRHIQQTPMMGQFQQTPIKRHIQQTPMMGQIQQTPIKRQIQQTPMMGQIQQTPIKRHIQQTPMMGQIQQTPIKRHIQQTPMMGQIQQTPIKRQIHQAPIMGQIHLAPIMGQIQ from the coding sequence ATGGGACAGATTCAGCAGACACCAATTAAGAGACATATTCAGCAGACACCATTGATGGGACAGATTCAGCAGACACCAATTAAGAGACAGATTCATCAGGCACCAATAATGGGACAGATTCAGCAGACACCAATTAAGAGACATATTCAGCAGACACCAATGATGGGACAGATTCAGCAGACACCAATTAAGAGACATATTCAGCCAACACCAATGATGGGACAGATTCAGCAGACACCAATTAAGAGACAGATTCATCAGGCACCAATAATGGGACAGATTCAGCAGACACCAATTAAGAGACATATTCAGCAGACACCAATGATGGGACAGTTTCAGCAGACACCAATTAAGAGACATATTCAGCAGACACCAATGATGGGACAGATTCAGCAGACACCAATTAAGAGACAGATTCAGCAGACACCAATGATGGGACAGATTCAGCAGACACCAATTAAGAGACATATTCAGCAGACACCAATGATGGGACAGATTCAGCAGACACCAATTAAGAGACATATTCAGCAGACACCAATGATGGGACAGATTCAGCAGACACCAATTAAGAGACAGATTCATCAGGCACCAATAATGGGACAGATTCATCTGGCACCAATAATGGGACAGATTCAGTAG